A section of the Archaeoglobus neptunius genome encodes:
- a CDS encoding vWA domain-containing protein, translated as MGNAIAQQLQGDVVFVIDESGSMGDEITAVKNNVGYIFNYLQSHGDFKVGLVGFGATFSPNPNNPRVVCQLTDDSTTFTNCLDSIVPTGGYQPGFDAIVLATNQTALGLRGVASCVILITDEDADPGVNNKTDAVNALDSVPAYFIGIFDPQWGSAQNDYGTPNGVAGLVATGGTQVNLADFNSDPTGTLNIILNNCTQALQNVTTQCNDGIDNDGDGLIDYPNDPGCSSPQDNNEYNVPPSVPEFSPIAVAALGLFGAVVLLRRK; from the coding sequence ATGGGAAACGCAATTGCCCAGCAGTTACAGGGTGATGTGGTGTTTGTTATAGACGAATCAGGAAGTATGGGCGATGAAATAACCGCAGTAAAGAATAACGTAGGGTATATTTTCAACTACCTCCAGTCGCATGGAGATTTTAAGGTTGGTCTGGTGGGATTCGGTGCAACCTTCAGTCCAAATCCAAATAATCCGCGTGTGGTATGTCAGCTAACAGATGACAGTACGACATTCACGAATTGCCTTGATAGTATTGTTCCCACAGGCGGATATCAGCCGGGTTTTGATGCAATCGTGCTCGCAACGAATCAGACTGCTTTGGGTTTGAGGGGTGTTGCTTCCTGTGTTATACTGATCACCGACGAAGATGCGGATCCGGGAGTCAACAACAAGACCGATGCCGTAAATGCACTTGATTCCGTACCTGCCTACTTCATCGGAATATTTGATCCACAGTGGGGATCAGCTCAGAATGACTACGGTACTCCCAACGGTGTTGCCGGACTGGTTGCGACAGGTGGGACTCAGGTGAATCTCGCCGATTTCAACAGCGATCCGACCGGTACACTGAACATAATACTAAACAACTGTACACAGGCACTGCAAAATGTCACCACCCAATGTAATGATGGTATCGACAACGATGGGGACGGGCTTATTGACTATCCCAACGATCCGGGGTGCTCATCGCCGCAGGACAACAACGAGTACAACGTACCGCCATCAGTCCCTGAGTTTTCACCAATAGCAGTAGCTGCTCTCGGACTGTTCGGAGCGGTAGTGCTGCTAAGGAGAAAGTAA
- a CDS encoding PIG-L deacetylase family protein, with product MRRVLVLSPHTDDGELGCGGSIARFVEEGVEVYYVALSACEKSVPEEFPPDILKREVREATKILGVDSSNLLLYDFEVREYPILRQKILDTLIEIREEVKPDWVFAPSSFDTHQDHKVTREETLRAFKKYTILGYEQPWNNITFNTTCFIKLEERHVDKKIEALECYESQRDKAYIGEKFIRSLTRTRGVQIDAEYAEAFEVIRWII from the coding sequence ATGAGGAGAGTACTGGTCCTGAGTCCGCATACAGATGACGGAGAGCTTGGTTGTGGTGGGAGTATAGCGAGATTTGTCGAGGAGGGTGTGGAGGTGTACTACGTGGCCCTCTCAGCATGTGAGAAATCCGTACCTGAGGAGTTTCCGCCAGATATTTTGAAGAGAGAGGTTAGAGAGGCGACTAAGATCCTGGGAGTCGACAGTTCAAATTTACTCCTTTATGATTTTGAAGTAAGGGAATATCCCATACTGAGACAAAAGATCCTGGACACCCTCATTGAGATAAGGGAGGAGGTGAAGCCTGACTGGGTGTTTGCACCATCATCCTTCGATACCCACCAGGACCACAAGGTCACGAGAGAGGAAACTTTGAGGGCGTTCAAAAAATACACCATTCTCGGTTACGAGCAACCTTGGAACAACATAACCTTCAACACGACGTGCTTTATCAAACTTGAAGAAAGACATGTGGATAAAAAAATAGAGGCTCTGGAATGCTACGAATCGCAGAGAGACAAGGCTTACATTGGAGAAAAGTTCATTAGAAGTTTGACGAGGACCAGAGGGGTGCAGATCGATGCAGAATACGCCGAGGCATTCGAGGTAATTCGCTGGATAATCTGA
- the artC gene encoding archaeosortase C, whose translation MVQKKKGLALVLVALFLVAAFIELSYGSVYFGLVFFALIVVFLYLLTKQSGRKEIKSSKLQILFGVLLILLVVVYNIYRNSEFQTLDSMVMLLGFSLIISNLRRFAEIGRFSVYFSFTFLFFYTILFLIPENIGFDLPYYYGHYFVTLPVVTLMQKIGYNVSIPAMRLIEVCGVEETVLKIDLACFGWYSLILIVSLVFAYSETIEKIRTKKLLTILVMLVLASYFANLLRVAILVHLAYFYGVGTMMEVHSHLGWILFAIFLLPVAFFLLNRN comes from the coding sequence GTGGTTCAAAAGAAAAAAGGTCTGGCATTAGTTCTGGTGGCGTTATTTCTGGTTGCCGCATTTATCGAACTTAGCTACGGTTCTGTGTATTTTGGTCTGGTTTTCTTCGCTTTGATTGTGGTTTTTCTTTACCTGCTCACAAAACAGAGCGGAAGAAAAGAAATTAAATCGTCGAAGCTCCAGATTCTTTTTGGTGTACTCTTAATTCTTCTTGTTGTGGTTTACAATATTTACAGAAATTCGGAATTTCAGACACTGGACTCGATGGTGATGTTACTGGGCTTCTCTCTGATAATCTCAAATCTACGTCGATTTGCAGAGATTGGCAGATTTTCTGTTTATTTTTCCTTCACATTCCTCTTTTTTTACACCATTCTTTTCCTCATACCCGAGAATATTGGATTTGATCTGCCGTACTACTACGGCCACTATTTTGTTACGCTACCTGTGGTCACTCTAATGCAGAAAATTGGGTACAATGTTAGCATCCCGGCGATGAGACTGATTGAGGTGTGTGGTGTGGAGGAAACGGTGCTGAAAATTGATCTTGCGTGTTTTGGATGGTACTCGCTGATTTTAATAGTAAGTCTGGTTTTTGCCTATTCCGAGACAATTGAGAAGATACGGACAAAGAAATTGCTGACGATCTTGGTAATGCTTGTTCTGGCATCGTATTTTGCCAACCTTTTGAGAGTGGCGATTCTTGTCCATCTGGCCTATTTTTACGGCGTTGGAACGATGATGGAAGTTCACTCTCATCTTGGCTGGATACTTTTTGCCATTTTTCTTTTACCTGTGGCCTTTTTCCTCCTGAATAGAAACTGA
- a CDS encoding DUF354 domain-containing protein, with the protein MKIMVDVGHPGHVHFYRNPVANWKRNGHEVLVVARDKDLTVSLLNSFGIEHVKIGESKNGLIGKGLDMIAKDLKLLKIARKFKPDILTGIFSPYISQVGSLINRPSVIFNDTEMVRYSQLVTTFASVICTPRCFRGNVRKNIRYDGYQELAYLHPNYFEPDRSVLEDLGIDGERYIVMRLISWSAYHDSGLKGLDYKQLLETVKHFEKYGRVFITSEREINGPLKRHLLKVSPEKIHSVLHHADLYFGEGGTMAVESALLGTPAIHVESDKSGRPTGETSGNFVELRDRYDLLFFYADHDTAVEKATELLESDNTKREWQKKREKLIRDKVDVAEWVTQFVEEYPESFYELSY; encoded by the coding sequence ATGAAGATAATGGTTGATGTGGGGCATCCCGGACATGTCCACTTTTACAGAAATCCAGTAGCGAATTGGAAAAGAAACGGTCATGAGGTCCTTGTTGTTGCGAGGGATAAGGATCTCACCGTTAGCTTACTGAACTCGTTTGGTATCGAACATGTCAAAATAGGTGAGAGTAAAAATGGACTCATTGGTAAGGGTCTGGACATGATTGCCAAGGACTTGAAGCTCCTCAAAATTGCCAGAAAGTTCAAACCGGATATTCTTACCGGTATTTTCAGTCCGTACATATCTCAGGTCGGCTCGCTGATAAACAGACCTTCGGTGATATTCAACGATACTGAGATGGTGAGGTACAGCCAGCTCGTCACCACATTTGCTTCGGTGATATGCACGCCCAGATGCTTTCGTGGGAATGTGAGAAAGAACATCAGATATGACGGCTACCAGGAACTGGCGTATTTGCATCCGAATTATTTCGAACCTGACAGGTCAGTTTTGGAGGATCTTGGCATTGATGGTGAAAGATATATCGTGATGAGACTCATCTCCTGGAGTGCGTATCATGATTCCGGTCTCAAGGGGCTGGATTACAAGCAATTGCTTGAGACAGTAAAACACTTTGAGAAATATGGCAGGGTGTTCATAACTTCCGAGAGGGAAATTAACGGCCCTCTGAAGAGGCATCTCCTGAAAGTTTCCCCGGAGAAAATACATTCCGTTCTCCACCATGCCGATCTTTATTTTGGGGAGGGTGGCACGATGGCTGTCGAGTCTGCGTTGCTGGGCACACCGGCAATTCATGTCGAGTCCGATAAAAGCGGGAGACCAACCGGTGAGACGAGCGGAAACTTTGTTGAGCTCAGGGACAGGTACGATCTCCTTTTCTTTTACGCCGACCACGATACAGCGGTTGAAAAGGCTACAGAATTGCTTGAATCCGATAATACAAAGAGAGAGTGGCAGAAAAAGAGGGAGAAATTGATAAGAGATAAGGTTGATGTTGCGGAATGGGTAACGCAGTTTGTTGAAGAGTATCCAGAAAGTTTTTATGAATTATCATATTAG
- a CDS encoding phenylacetate--CoA ligase family protein, protein MWMSGYSTLFRSLIFPIMERYQRTEIRKHLAWLKKTQWLSHSEIEALQNKKLRALVRHAYRNVPYYHRLFKTLGLTPDDIRRKEDLSKLPVLKKEDIRKNPDQFLARNVPGSRVMETQSSGSTGEPLKYYMDKTSYSIGWAHTFRCWSWAGYSLGDPYVKISMSARTTLRKKIQDILMNCHYIHFSDVSVETLPGILEVMKKGKIIRGFASSMYLISRMIEESGVEDIPKPAAVMTTGDTLFPHYREAIESVFDCKVFDGYGGESTPIAFECEEHFGYHLCEESVVVEFLRDGEEASPGELGGIVFTNLDNFAMPFIRYKINDVGVKGEEECPCGRGLSLMSSVEGRNTDIVVTPDGRYIVAQFFANLFKYIESVQQFQVIQDRIDRLEVRIVANEKFSESDERYIYSKLREQVGENVDLVIRLVKTIPPAKSGKRRFVISNVSPF, encoded by the coding sequence ATGTGGATGTCAGGTTACTCAACTTTGTTCAGGAGTTTGATTTTTCCAATAATGGAGAGATATCAGAGAACGGAGATAAGAAAACATCTTGCATGGCTCAAAAAAACACAGTGGCTGAGTCATAGCGAAATTGAAGCTCTGCAGAATAAAAAGTTAAGGGCGCTGGTTCGGCATGCATACCGGAACGTTCCATATTATCATAGGCTCTTCAAAACTCTGGGATTGACACCCGATGACATCAGGAGAAAAGAGGATCTATCAAAACTACCGGTGCTGAAAAAGGAGGATATCCGAAAAAATCCGGATCAGTTTCTGGCACGAAATGTTCCGGGATCACGGGTGATGGAAACTCAATCAAGCGGTTCGACCGGAGAACCGCTGAAATACTACATGGACAAAACGTCTTACAGTATCGGCTGGGCCCATACATTTCGGTGCTGGAGCTGGGCGGGGTACAGTCTGGGCGATCCCTATGTTAAGATCAGCATGAGTGCAAGAACAACTCTCAGAAAAAAAATTCAGGATATTTTGATGAACTGCCATTACATACACTTCTCAGATGTAAGTGTGGAAACGCTGCCGGGAATTCTGGAGGTCATGAAAAAGGGTAAAATAATCAGAGGTTTTGCATCTTCGATGTATCTGATTTCGAGAATGATTGAAGAGAGTGGCGTTGAGGACATACCAAAGCCCGCTGCCGTAATGACTACAGGAGACACGCTATTTCCACATTATCGGGAAGCTATAGAGTCTGTTTTCGACTGCAAGGTTTTTGATGGGTATGGTGGTGAAAGCACACCCATTGCATTTGAATGCGAGGAACACTTTGGTTATCATCTATGCGAGGAGAGTGTGGTTGTGGAATTTCTCCGGGATGGTGAGGAAGCGTCCCCCGGAGAGCTGGGCGGGATTGTTTTTACAAATCTGGATAATTTTGCCATGCCATTTATAAGGTATAAGATAAATGATGTGGGAGTGAAGGGGGAAGAGGAATGCCCTTGCGGTAGGGGACTCTCGTTAATGAGTTCTGTAGAGGGCAGAAATACGGACATTGTGGTAACACCAGATGGCCGGTACATTGTAGCCCAGTTCTTTGCAAACCTCTTCAAGTACATTGAGAGTGTGCAGCAATTTCAGGTAATTCAGGATCGTATCGACAGGCTTGAGGTAAGAATTGTTGCAAATGAGAAGTTCAGTGAAAGTGATGAAAGATACATCTATTCGAAATTAAGGGAGCAGGTAGGGGAGAATGTGGATCTGGTCATCAGGCTGGTAAAAACGATCCCCCCTGCAAAGTCGGGCAAGAGACGATTTGTGATCTCCAATGTTTCGCCATTTTGA
- a CDS encoding polysaccharide deacetylase family protein, with protein sequence MDKEDIFMLHGIKHFEMKYKVHPDGQLLNGCSSIDFARDTNVFGWIGRVLSGHIEEHYHSKNSRKEISREPFLDIVEKRIFDAILNENREKPVVRHSFWPHGKKFALLLTHDVDEVRKTYQYLTYPARHLRRRNFRAFKNQIISFVKKLGGKEPFWTFEEIMQIEMELGVRSTFFFLNETAKVNLLDTKTWRHYGRKFNIRDKKITELLKTLTSGGWEVGLHGSFESYRDFKKLKNELMVLEEVLGEKVCGTRQHNLNLEIPETWKYHEKLGLIYDTTLGFNSCAGFRWGTSFPFHPLDAESGRALDLLEIPLVVEDIALFSYEKPWKEFLEIARKVESYEGVLTILWHHSVFNDLEFPEWGDMYRKIVEYCLNRDAWVATGCEIARWWREREISDVRVDYGEGEITIRPVPAGRQHFLDIHIEGDAEIEYGAEVVKREKDRVTILTTGDEVRVVF encoded by the coding sequence ATGGATAAGGAAGACATTTTCATGCTTCACGGAATAAAACACTTTGAGATGAAATACAAAGTTCATCCGGATGGTCAGCTTCTTAACGGGTGTTCCTCGATTGACTTTGCCAGAGATACGAACGTCTTTGGCTGGATAGGCAGGGTGCTGTCGGGACATATTGAGGAACACTATCACAGCAAAAATTCCAGGAAGGAGATTTCCAGAGAGCCATTTCTGGACATTGTCGAGAAGCGGATATTTGATGCAATTCTTAACGAGAACAGAGAAAAACCGGTGGTCAGGCACTCATTCTGGCCCCACGGTAAAAAGTTTGCGCTCCTCCTCACACACGATGTGGATGAAGTCAGAAAGACCTATCAGTATCTGACCTATCCCGCAAGACATCTCAGAAGGAGAAACTTCAGAGCCTTTAAAAATCAGATCATCTCGTTTGTTAAGAAATTGGGTGGTAAGGAACCTTTCTGGACTTTCGAGGAAATAATGCAGATTGAAATGGAGCTGGGTGTAAGATCCACGTTCTTTTTCCTCAACGAAACTGCGAAGGTGAATTTGCTCGACACCAAAACCTGGAGACACTACGGAAGAAAGTTCAACATCAGGGATAAAAAAATCACTGAGCTGTTGAAAACCCTGACCTCAGGGGGATGGGAAGTAGGTCTGCACGGCTCGTTCGAGTCCTACAGAGATTTTAAAAAGCTGAAAAATGAATTGATGGTACTGGAGGAAGTACTGGGCGAAAAAGTGTGTGGGACCAGGCAGCACAACCTGAATCTGGAAATTCCCGAAACGTGGAAGTACCATGAAAAACTCGGTTTGATTTATGACACAACTCTTGGATTTAACAGTTGCGCTGGATTCAGGTGGGGTACGAGTTTTCCATTCCACCCTTTGGATGCCGAATCTGGCAGGGCACTTGATCTTCTCGAAATCCCGCTCGTGGTCGAGGATATAGCTCTGTTTTCGTACGAAAAACCGTGGAAGGAGTTTTTGGAAATTGCCAGGAAGGTTGAGAGTTATGAGGGGGTTCTAACGATCCTCTGGCATCATTCTGTTTTTAATGACCTCGAATTTCCGGAATGGGGCGATATGTACAGGAAGATTGTGGAATACTGCCTGAATAGAGATGCCTGGGTTGCGACGGGGTGTGAGATCGCCAGATGGTGGAGAGAAAGGGAAATTTCCGACGTTAGGGTTGACTACGGCGAGGGCGAAATCACGATACGGCCGGTTCCGGCAGGGCGGCAGCACTTTCTTGATATTCACATTGAGGGAGATGCTGAAATCGAATATGGAGCTGAAGTGGTTAAAAGAGAAAAGGACAGAGTTACGATCCTCACTACAGGTGATGAGGTTAGAGTGGTGTTTTGA